The proteins below are encoded in one region of Halorhodospira halochloris:
- a CDS encoding RDD family protein yields the protein MPDKPRKSPKAPSWGTRLAALFYDFLLTISVLVIGTLIYVMGSHYITSSEEVSPGDPVLRIYLAAILYLFFVGFWMHDGATLGMRAWKLNIVNSDGHRPSLRQASIRFFLAIISWLAAGGGFLWALFDPERRTFHDRFAGTWLIQRDEE from the coding sequence ATGCCTGACAAGCCCCGCAAATCACCTAAAGCACCCTCATGGGGCACGCGACTAGCTGCACTCTTCTACGACTTTCTGCTGACCATATCAGTACTCGTGATAGGCACGCTGATCTACGTCATGGGCAGCCACTATATTACTTCCAGCGAAGAGGTATCGCCCGGCGACCCCGTTCTGCGCATCTATCTCGCCGCCATTCTATACCTGTTTTTTGTCGGCTTTTGGATGCACGATGGCGCCACACTGGGCATGCGCGCCTGGAAACTGAACATAGTCAACTCTGACGGACATAGGCCCTCGCTCAGACAAGCCAGCATCCGTTTCTTCCTCGCCATCATCTCCTGGCTCGCCGCTGGCGGCGGCTTCCTGTGGGCCCTGTTTGACCCCGAACGCCGCACTTTTCACGACCGGTTCGCGGGAACTTGGCTTATCCAGCGGGATGAGGAATAG
- the pcnB gene encoding polynucleotide adenylyltransferase PcnB, whose protein sequence is MSLDGPKDVEPRIIPRDAHRVSRADISDNALKVLYRLRKAGYQAYMVGGGVRDLSLGREPKDFDVATDARPEEVRGLFRNCRLIGRRFRLAHVHFGPEIIEVATFRAMHDPDQDDLQGDVVYEKGRIVRDNVYGTLSEDALRRDFTVNSLYYNIDDFSVVDHAGGMDDLHAGVIRLIGDPHERFQEDPVRMLRAVRFALKLGFRIHPDTARPIPELAPTLADMPAARLFDEVLKLFLSGMALESFEMLRHFSLFDPLLPVTSEALKEDGDESWVPFLAAALRSTDERVGADKPVTPAFLFAALLWPAVRKRERELRAAGEQPAPAIQQAGSEVQSAQQSRIALPKRFSIPMREIWSLQARLERRGARRAQRLMRHPRFRAAYDFLELRAGSGDAPSELAQWWRQLQQDSPNSPAAKQQGKSREENGASTANADDKAANKPRRGSRRRGKRGGAKGRSKVSEEG, encoded by the coding sequence GTGAGTCTGGACGGACCTAAAGATGTAGAGCCGAGAATCATTCCGCGCGATGCGCATCGTGTCTCACGCGCTGATATAAGCGATAACGCTTTGAAGGTGCTGTATAGGTTGCGTAAGGCCGGTTATCAAGCTTATATGGTGGGCGGCGGGGTGCGCGACCTGTCATTGGGGCGAGAGCCGAAAGATTTTGATGTGGCTACCGATGCTCGTCCGGAAGAGGTGCGAGGGCTGTTTCGTAACTGCCGCCTGATTGGACGGCGGTTCAGATTAGCGCATGTTCATTTTGGCCCCGAGATCATTGAGGTAGCTACCTTTCGGGCGATGCATGACCCTGATCAGGATGATCTGCAGGGCGATGTTGTTTATGAAAAGGGCCGCATAGTCCGGGACAACGTCTACGGCACATTAAGTGAGGATGCGTTGCGGCGCGATTTTACGGTCAATTCACTGTATTACAACATCGACGATTTCTCGGTAGTTGATCATGCCGGCGGCATGGATGACCTTCATGCCGGAGTAATTAGGCTTATCGGTGATCCGCATGAGCGCTTTCAAGAGGATCCGGTGCGGATGCTCAGGGCGGTGCGCTTTGCGCTCAAGCTCGGTTTTCGTATCCATCCGGATACGGCGCGACCGATACCAGAGCTAGCCCCCACCCTGGCCGATATGCCGGCAGCCCGGCTGTTTGATGAAGTGCTCAAGCTCTTTCTCTCGGGGATGGCGCTGGAATCATTCGAGATGCTACGCCATTTCTCGCTCTTTGATCCCTTGCTGCCGGTGACAAGCGAGGCGCTGAAAGAAGATGGCGATGAGTCATGGGTCCCCTTTTTAGCCGCTGCATTGCGCAGCACGGATGAGCGGGTGGGGGCGGATAAGCCGGTGACCCCGGCCTTTCTCTTTGCTGCACTGCTCTGGCCGGCGGTGCGCAAGCGCGAGCGGGAGTTGCGGGCGGCGGGAGAGCAACCGGCACCGGCCATCCAGCAGGCCGGGTCTGAGGTGCAATCGGCGCAGCAGTCACGCATAGCGCTGCCCAAGCGCTTTAGCATTCCTATGCGCGAGATCTGGTCGCTGCAGGCGCGTTTGGAACGCCGCGGAGCCCGGCGTGCTCAACGACTGATGCGCCATCCTAGGTTCCGGGCAGCTTATGACTTTCTCGAGTTGCGCGCTGGTAGTGGCGATGCGCCAAGCGAGCTGGCGCAATGGTGGCGGCAACTGCAACAGGATTCGCCTAACTCGCCAGCTGCCAAGCAGCAGGGGAAAAGTAGGGAGGAGAACGGCGCGAGCACTGCTAATGCCGACGATAAAGCTGCTAATAAGCCCCGCCGAGGTTCACGGCGGCGAGGTAAAAGAGGCGGTGCTAAGGGGCGCAGCAAGGTGAGTGAGGAGGGTTAA
- the folK gene encoding 2-amino-4-hydroxy-6-hydroxymethyldihydropteridine diphosphokinase, whose amino-acid sequence MAIVPAYIGMGSNLHNPPRQLRQALAHLAELSSATLMQVSGFYRNPAMNAPGLAEQPDFVNAVARLDSQLSPHELLDQLQAIERRQHRQRDRDLRWGPRTLDLDLLVYGDVQLADDRLTIPHPGLEHRPFVVFPLVEIEPQLIVPGMGEIGEIAARLDAGQLLRIDS is encoded by the coding sequence GTGGCTATTGTGCCCGCCTACATCGGTATGGGCAGTAATCTGCATAACCCGCCGCGGCAGTTGAGGCAGGCCCTTGCTCATCTCGCTGAGCTGAGTTCGGCCACTTTGATGCAGGTCTCCGGGTTCTATCGTAATCCTGCTATGAATGCGCCGGGTTTGGCGGAGCAGCCGGATTTCGTCAATGCGGTGGCGAGGCTTGATTCGCAGCTCTCGCCCCATGAGCTATTGGATCAGTTGCAGGCTATTGAGAGGCGGCAGCACCGCCAGCGTGATCGGGATTTGCGCTGGGGGCCGCGAACATTGGACTTGGATTTGTTAGTTTATGGGGATGTTCAGCTCGCTGATGACAGGCTAACAATACCTCATCCGGGGCTAGAGCACCGGCCGTTTGTCGTCTTTCCTCTAGTGGAGATCGAGCCGCAGCTGATAGTCCCCGGTATGGGGGAGATTGGCGAGATAGCTGCCCGGTTAGATGCTGGTCAGCTCCTGCGAATCGATTCATAG
- the panB gene encoding 3-methyl-2-oxobutanoate hydroxymethyltransferase — protein MSASASGSQSRGSGHGESDAPITPVTVAALAAMKSRAEPIACLTAYDFGFAAACDQSGVDLLLVGDSLGMVVQGHETTLPVSVDDVVYHTQCVARGAQRALVVADMPFMSHTDVELGLLNAGKLMKAGGAQMVKLEGGAEQAALVERLTENGIPVCAHLGLKPQRVHKLGGYRVQGRAEQEARDMEADAKALEQAGADLLILECVPAELAKHLAQSLRMPVVGIGAGRGCDGQILVLHDVLGVTRHPPRFAEDFGSSAGGVMAAIRAYVTAVKQATFPGKEHEFKA, from the coding sequence ATGAGCGCTAGTGCCAGTGGTAGTCAAAGCAGAGGATCTGGCCATGGTGAGTCGGATGCCCCGATAACGCCGGTGACTGTTGCTGCCCTTGCGGCGATGAAATCAAGGGCGGAGCCGATTGCTTGTCTGACAGCGTATGACTTCGGCTTCGCCGCGGCCTGTGATCAGTCCGGGGTAGACTTGCTGCTAGTGGGTGACTCATTGGGGATGGTCGTCCAGGGGCATGAGACGACGCTGCCAGTGAGTGTTGATGATGTTGTCTACCACACCCAGTGTGTTGCCAGAGGTGCCCAGCGAGCGTTGGTGGTGGCTGATATGCCGTTTATGAGCCACACCGATGTTGAGTTGGGGCTGCTCAATGCCGGTAAACTGATGAAGGCAGGCGGGGCGCAGATGGTCAAGCTCGAGGGGGGTGCGGAGCAGGCGGCCCTAGTCGAGCGGTTGACCGAGAATGGTATCCCGGTATGTGCCCACCTCGGGTTGAAGCCTCAGCGGGTCCATAAGTTGGGCGGTTATCGGGTGCAAGGTAGGGCAGAGCAGGAGGCCCGGGATATGGAGGCGGACGCCAAAGCCCTTGAGCAGGCGGGGGCGGATCTGCTGATTCTCGAGTGCGTGCCGGCGGAATTGGCCAAGCATTTGGCGCAGAGCCTGCGGATGCCGGTTGTGGGCATCGGTGCTGGACGCGGCTGTGATGGCCAAATCCTGGTTCTTCATGATGTGCTAGGGGTGACTAGGCACCCACCCCGCTTCGCCGAGGATTTTGGTAGTTCGGCTGGTGGGGTAATGGCTGCCATTAGGGCGTATGTAACGGCGGTCAAACAGGCCACATTCCCTGGTAAGGAGCACGAGTTTAAGGCGTGA
- the panC gene encoding pantoate--beta-alanine ligase: protein MIQLSERHEMRQQARHWRARGERIGLVPTMGNLHQGHLKLVEELSNHVDRLVVSVFVNPLQFGPSEDYESYPRTLADDLRALAGYPVDAVFAPSAEQMYPRGAPATTIDLPALTNTLCGADRPGHFAGVALVVAKLFNIVEPDAAAFGNKDYQQLQVIRRLVQDLDYPVEILGVATVREADGLALSSRNNYLDAEQRRVAAELYATLQEMVAELRAGRRDYQQLEAAGATRLRQAGFSRVDYLAIRRSDDLAAPSPADTELVCLGAAQVGAARLIDNIAVRLID from the coding sequence GTGATACAGCTAAGCGAACGCCATGAGATGCGCCAGCAAGCCCGCCACTGGCGGGCTCGAGGAGAACGTATCGGTCTGGTGCCGACTATGGGTAATCTGCATCAGGGCCACCTAAAGCTGGTGGAGGAGCTATCGAACCACGTCGATAGGCTGGTGGTCTCAGTCTTTGTTAATCCCTTGCAGTTTGGTCCTAGCGAAGATTATGAGTCCTATCCGCGCACCCTGGCAGATGATTTGCGCGCTCTCGCTGGCTATCCGGTAGACGCGGTCTTCGCTCCCTCAGCGGAGCAGATGTATCCGCGCGGTGCCCCGGCAACCACGATTGATCTGCCTGCGCTTACCAATACCCTATGCGGCGCTGATAGGCCTGGCCATTTTGCCGGGGTGGCGCTGGTTGTGGCCAAGTTGTTCAATATTGTTGAGCCGGATGCCGCGGCGTTTGGTAATAAGGATTATCAGCAGCTACAGGTGATCCGCCGCTTGGTACAGGATCTTGACTATCCGGTTGAGATTCTGGGAGTTGCGACTGTGCGTGAAGCGGATGGCTTGGCTCTAAGTTCGCGGAACAACTATCTGGATGCTGAGCAACGTCGTGTCGCCGCCGAGCTCTATGCGACCCTGCAGGAGATGGTGGCCGAGCTGCGCGCCGGGCGTCGCGATTATCAACAGCTGGAGGCGGCGGGCGCAACACGACTTAGGCAGGCGGGCTTTTCACGCGTGGATTATCTGGCAATTCGCCGCAGCGACGATCTGGCTGCGCCGTCTCCGGCTGATACCGAGCTGGTCTGCCTGGGAGCAGCGCAGGTAGGGGCAGCCCGACTTATTGACAATATCGCAGTGCGATTGATCGACTAG
- the panD gene encoding aspartate 1-decarboxylase — protein MQMTMLKGKLHKARVTQTELEYEGSCAIDAELLEASGIREYEQIHVYNIENGERFVTYAITGEHGSRMISMNGAAAHKCNEGDRVIICAYAGLDSEELAGFQPRLVYLDEANRVTHRRGQIPLQVA, from the coding sequence ATGCAAATGACGATGCTCAAGGGTAAGCTCCATAAGGCGCGGGTGACCCAGACCGAACTCGAGTATGAGGGGTCTTGCGCCATAGATGCCGAGCTCCTGGAGGCTAGCGGTATTCGCGAGTACGAGCAGATCCATGTCTACAACATTGAGAATGGAGAGCGCTTTGTAACTTATGCGATAACCGGTGAGCATGGCTCGCGAATGATCTCAATGAACGGGGCGGCTGCGCATAAGTGTAACGAGGGTGATAGGGTCATTATCTGCGCTTACGCTGGGCTTGATAGCGAGGAGTTGGCCGGTTTCCAGCCGCGCTTGGTCTACCTTGATGAGGCAAACCGGGTCACCCACCGGCGTGGCCAGATCCCTTTGCAAGTGGCCTGA
- the queG gene encoding tRNA epoxyqueuosine(34) reductase QueG, producing MSTEPIDPAPIRSWAKELGFSDCRIAAPHLPIEDEERLLDWLRQQRHGEMHFMARHGRKRARPKQLFPDAQAIIVVRMDHFPATSAAQQAVLAEPSRGYVARYALGRDYHKVLRQRLALLGQRIAQEYSSHGPISHRTFVDSAPVLERALARQAGIGWVGKNTQLICKDAGSYCLLGELFVSLPLAPDSPVSNHCGSCRACLHNCPSQALLSPYQLDARRCVSYLTIEHPGSIPEELRPAIGNRIFGCDSCQQVCPWNHQTAQTALDDFQPRHGLDNALLAHLFEWDEATFLDRTAGMVIRRAGYERWRRNLAVALGNCAPSAESVSALNSGLSDPSAVVREHVRWALERLGHG from the coding sequence ATGTCAACCGAGCCTATCGATCCCGCCCCGATCCGCTCCTGGGCCAAAGAGCTGGGCTTCAGTGACTGTCGCATAGCCGCACCGCACCTGCCGATCGAGGATGAAGAGCGGCTGCTGGACTGGCTGCGCCAGCAGCGCCACGGCGAGATGCACTTCATGGCCCGTCATGGCCGCAAAAGGGCCCGCCCCAAGCAGCTTTTCCCTGACGCACAAGCAATCATTGTGGTCCGCATGGACCACTTTCCGGCTACTTCTGCTGCGCAACAAGCGGTCCTAGCCGAACCCTCGCGCGGCTATGTCGCCCGCTACGCCCTAGGGCGTGACTACCATAAGGTGTTGCGTCAACGGCTTGCCCTGCTCGGACAGAGGATTGCCCAAGAGTACTCCAGCCACGGCCCAATTAGCCACCGCACCTTCGTCGACAGCGCGCCGGTGCTCGAGCGGGCGCTAGCCCGTCAGGCGGGAATAGGCTGGGTGGGCAAGAACACCCAGCTCATCTGTAAGGACGCAGGCTCTTACTGCCTGCTCGGTGAGCTATTCGTCAGCCTACCCTTAGCTCCAGACTCGCCGGTTAGCAACCACTGCGGCAGTTGTCGCGCCTGCCTACACAACTGCCCCAGCCAAGCCCTGCTCAGCCCTTATCAGCTAGATGCGCGGCGCTGCGTCTCATACTTAACCATCGAGCACCCCGGCAGCATCCCCGAGGAGTTGCGCCCGGCCATCGGCAACCGGATCTTCGGCTGCGACTCCTGTCAGCAGGTATGCCCCTGGAACCATCAAACAGCACAGACAGCACTGGATGATTTTCAACCCCGCCACGGCCTCGATAACGCCCTTTTGGCTCACCTCTTTGAGTGGGATGAGGCGACCTTCTTGGACCGAACCGCAGGCATGGTCATTCGTCGCGCAGGCTATGAGCGCTGGCGGCGCAATCTAGCGGTCGCGCTTGGCAACTGCGCGCCATCAGCAGAGTCGGTAAGTGCCCTCAACAGCGGGTTGAGTGATCCCTCCGCTGTTGTCCGAGAGCACGTCAGGTGGGCACTTGAGAGGCTAGGGCACGGGTAG
- the tsaE gene encoding tRNA (adenosine(37)-N6)-threonylcarbamoyltransferase complex ATPase subunit type 1 TsaE, which translates to MQDPHELGPCNTTMAEYASCGETVKFQLPDCAATAALGAAIGRAFSAGMVYLYGDLGAGKTSMVRALLRSRGVEGAVRSPTYTLVETYETDTGRVFHLDLYRLAEPEELHFIGLDELEAADLLTLVEWPERGSGVLPAADLVVRLEHCNFPGEGGSAIDATDPADSPRHVELEPRSDSSAESLRRALSLLDIPSCSSK; encoded by the coding sequence ATGCAGGATCCGCACGAATTAGGCCCGTGCAACACAACTATGGCCGAGTATGCCAGTTGTGGCGAAACGGTGAAGTTTCAATTGCCCGATTGTGCCGCTACCGCCGCCTTGGGAGCCGCCATAGGCAGGGCCTTTAGTGCCGGGATGGTCTATCTGTATGGCGATCTGGGTGCCGGCAAGACCAGCATGGTGCGCGCTCTGCTGCGCAGCCGTGGCGTCGAGGGGGCGGTGCGCAGCCCAACCTATACCCTTGTCGAGACCTATGAAACCGACACGGGGCGCGTCTTCCATCTCGACTTATACCGCCTGGCGGAGCCTGAAGAGTTGCATTTTATCGGCCTGGATGAACTAGAGGCGGCAGACCTGTTGACTCTAGTCGAGTGGCCTGAGCGCGGCAGTGGCGTGCTGCCTGCGGCCGATTTGGTGGTTAGGCTGGAGCACTGTAACTTTCCAGGGGAGGGCGGGTCTGCAATAGATGCCACCGATCCTGCCGACAGCCCTCGCCATGTCGAGCTTGAGCCAAGGAGTGATTCTTCAGCCGAATCGCTGCGGCGAGCTTTATCACTTCTTGATATCCCGAGTTGCAGTTCTAAGTAG
- a CDS encoding N-acetylmuramoyl-L-alanine amidase produces MGLDKLRWLSGLVLFALLWSVVPLASADEAKIERVHAVEEDSRLRIIFDLDNVPEHDVFSLSDPYRVVIDFDQTELATQDLPRAGLLREMRSGVQQSGQLRLVLDMEERVDTRSFVIGQGGEQGHQLLLDLTPDKREAHEASRERAQPVRSASERNQDKALIAIDAGHGGVDPGAIGPSGTYEKDVALAVARKLRDLIEQEPSLEPLMIRDGDYYMALRDRTRKAREHEADLFLSLHADGAENPNVKGASVYALSVDGATSERARMLARRENAADFLGGVSLEDKDDDLRSVLVDLTRGATIEASLEVGDYMLTELDRHADLLRNRVDRAGFAVLKSVDMPSLLIELGFMTNAEEERRLNDPGYQSQLADGILAAVKQYAGNYILPEIRQAQEGKREHTVERGDSLSQIARKYQVSTDAIRQANNLSGDQINVGNTLVIP; encoded by the coding sequence ATGGGGTTGGATAAGTTGCGTTGGCTCTCTGGCTTAGTCTTATTTGCCTTGTTGTGGTCCGTTGTGCCGCTGGCATCGGCGGACGAGGCCAAGATCGAGCGCGTCCACGCGGTGGAGGAGGACTCGCGCTTGCGCATTATTTTTGATCTGGACAATGTGCCGGAGCACGATGTATTCAGTCTCTCTGACCCCTACCGAGTGGTGATCGACTTCGACCAGACTGAGCTTGCTACTCAAGATTTGCCTAGGGCTGGATTGCTGCGGGAGATGCGCAGCGGGGTCCAGCAGAGTGGTCAGTTGCGCCTGGTATTGGATATGGAGGAGCGCGTTGATACGCGCAGTTTTGTGATCGGCCAAGGGGGTGAGCAGGGCCATCAGCTGCTGCTTGATCTCACCCCGGATAAGAGGGAGGCACACGAGGCCTCGCGGGAGCGGGCGCAGCCGGTTCGTTCAGCCTCCGAGCGCAATCAGGACAAGGCTCTGATAGCCATTGATGCGGGCCATGGTGGTGTTGATCCCGGTGCTATCGGGCCGAGCGGTACTTATGAAAAGGATGTCGCCCTGGCGGTGGCGCGTAAGCTGAGGGATCTGATCGAGCAGGAGCCGTCATTGGAGCCGTTGATGATTCGCGACGGCGATTATTACATGGCCTTGCGCGATAGGACGCGCAAGGCGCGCGAGCACGAAGCGGACCTGTTTCTATCCTTGCACGCCGATGGTGCGGAAAACCCCAATGTAAAGGGCGCTAGCGTCTATGCCCTGTCGGTTGACGGTGCCACCTCGGAGCGGGCGCGTATGCTGGCGCGGCGCGAGAATGCGGCAGATTTTCTCGGTGGTGTCTCGCTGGAAGATAAGGACGATGATCTGCGCTCAGTGCTGGTTGATTTGACCCGCGGGGCGACCATTGAGGCCAGCCTTGAGGTAGGCGATTACATGCTCACTGAGCTTGATAGGCACGCCGATCTTCTGCGCAACCGGGTCGATAGGGCTGGTTTTGCGGTGCTCAAATCGGTTGATATGCCCTCCCTATTAATAGAATTGGGATTTATGACTAACGCTGAAGAAGAGCGGCGGCTCAACGATCCTGGCTACCAGAGTCAACTTGCCGATGGCATCCTCGCCGCGGTTAAGCAGTATGCGGGCAATTATATCCTGCCGGAGATCCGCCAGGCTCAGGAGGGTAAACGGGAGCATACGGTGGAGCGTGGCGATAGCTTGTCGCAAATTGCGCGGAAATATCAGGTCAGCACTGATGCCATCAGGCAGGCGAACAACCTCAGCGGCGATCAGATAAACGTCGGTAACACCCTAGTAATCCCGTAG
- a CDS encoding NAD(P)H-hydrate dehydratase, with the protein MLTTALYTPEQVRELDQIAITEAGIPGLRLMERAGRRAFAVLRSNWPQARRITIFCGGGNNAGDGYVVGRLAHEAGLEVEVIYLSDPHRLKGDAATQAQRFLETSAACKPFDAHQLDSGDVIVDALLGTGLDRPVAGEYAAAVEAINGQKGPVLALDIPSGLHARTGSELGCAVQAHATVTFVGLKSGLFTARGPALCGTLFFDDLGTAAVNANRLEPYARLVSPDDLTTALTPRPRDAHKGDCGHVLIIGGGPGMAGAARLAGEAALRCGAGLVSVATRTEHISALVGARPELMVHGVESANQIAALLERCTTIVVGPGLGQDSWADELWHAAMASPISKVIDADGLNILANQGVAADNAVLTPHPGEAARLLGQSTAQISADRFAAARALALSTAAKGTGTSGTSKGAGTIATAIATAEDNGAAKGTGTVAAPKGTGTVAVLKGPGTIIDDGVNVALANCGNPGMASGGMGDVLSGMIGAFIAQGLDLATAARCAVLAHGTAADKAAAVRGERSLLAADLLEEIKLD; encoded by the coding sequence TCTACACGCCGGAACAGGTTCGAGAGCTCGACCAGATCGCCATTACCGAGGCCGGCATCCCCGGCCTGAGGCTGATGGAGAGGGCCGGTCGTAGGGCCTTTGCCGTGCTGCGCAGCAACTGGCCACAAGCGCGGCGCATCACCATCTTCTGCGGTGGCGGCAACAATGCTGGCGATGGCTACGTCGTCGGCCGCTTAGCCCATGAGGCCGGCCTAGAGGTAGAGGTTATTTATCTCAGCGATCCGCATCGCTTAAAGGGCGATGCTGCAACTCAAGCACAGCGCTTCCTTGAGACCAGCGCCGCCTGCAAGCCTTTCGACGCCCATCAGCTCGACTCAGGCGATGTCATAGTCGACGCCCTTCTCGGCACCGGTCTCGACCGTCCTGTAGCAGGTGAGTACGCCGCGGCAGTAGAAGCCATCAATGGCCAAAAAGGCCCGGTCTTAGCCCTCGACATACCCTCAGGGCTCCACGCGCGCACCGGCTCCGAGCTTGGCTGTGCGGTGCAGGCCCACGCCACTGTAACCTTCGTCGGCCTCAAGAGCGGTCTATTTACCGCCCGCGGCCCGGCGCTTTGCGGTACCTTGTTCTTCGACGATCTAGGCACAGCAGCCGTTAATGCAAATCGCTTAGAGCCATACGCCAGGCTCGTCTCCCCAGATGACCTAACCACGGCCCTTACCCCACGACCCCGCGACGCCCACAAGGGCGATTGCGGCCACGTCCTGATCATCGGTGGCGGCCCCGGCATGGCCGGAGCCGCTCGCCTAGCCGGCGAGGCGGCGCTGCGCTGCGGGGCCGGTCTGGTCAGTGTTGCCACCCGCACTGAACATATAAGTGCCCTCGTCGGCGCCCGCCCCGAGCTAATGGTCCACGGCGTTGAGTCAGCCAACCAAATCGCTGCGTTGCTGGAAAGATGCACCACGATAGTCGTCGGCCCCGGGCTCGGCCAGGACAGCTGGGCAGACGAGCTCTGGCACGCCGCTATGGCTAGCCCCATCTCAAAAGTAATCGACGCCGATGGGCTTAACATCCTGGCCAATCAGGGAGTCGCAGCAGACAACGCGGTCCTCACTCCCCACCCCGGTGAAGCCGCGCGTCTGCTCGGCCAGAGCACAGCGCAAATAAGCGCCGACCGCTTTGCCGCTGCCCGCGCCCTCGCCTTGTCCACAGCTGCCAAAGGGACAGGCACCTCAGGGACCTCCAAAGGGGCAGGCACTATCGCCACCGCTATCGCCACCGCCGAAGATAACGGCGCCGCCAAAGGGACAGGCACCGTCGCCGCTCCCAAAGGGACAGGCACCGTCGCCGTTCTCAAAGGGCCAGGCACCATCATTGATGACGGAGTCAATGTCGCCCTAGCCAACTGCGGCAACCCTGGCATGGCCAGCGGCGGCATGGGCGATGTGCTCAGCGGCATGATTGGGGCATTTATCGCCCAGGGATTGGACCTAGCAACAGCTGCGCGCTGCGCCGTATTAGCTCACGGTACAGCCGCCGATAAAGCCGCTGCTGTGCGCGGCGAACGCAGCCTCCTCGCCGCCGACCTGCTCGAGGAGATCAAGCTCGATTAG